From the Primulina tabacum isolate GXHZ01 chromosome 3, ASM2559414v2, whole genome shotgun sequence genome, one window contains:
- the LOC142541130 gene encoding ATP synthase small subunit 6, mitochondrial-like isoform X1: MRKFDPWPVFFKREWNRNWPFLVGFAITGTLITKFSLSLTEEDKKNSKFAQRHMKK, encoded by the exons ATGAGGAAATTCGATCCATGGCCAGTGTTCTTCAAGAGGGAATGGAATCGAAACTGGCCATTTCTGGTGGGTTTTGCCATTACGGGTACCCTAATCACCAAGTTCTCTCTCAGCCTCACGG agGAGGACAAGAAGAATTCTAAGTTTGCGCAGAGGCACATGAAGAA ATGA
- the LOC142541130 gene encoding ATP synthase small subunit 6, mitochondrial-like isoform X2 — protein sequence MRKFDPWPVFFKREWNRNWPFLVGFAITGTLITKFSLSLTEEDKKNSKFAQRHMKK from the exons ATGAGGAAATTCGATCCATGGCCAGTGTTCTTCAAGAGGGAATGGAATCGAAACTGGCCATTTCTGGTGGGTTTTGCCATTACGGGTACCCTAATCACCAAGTTCTCTCTCAGCCTCACGG agGAGGACAAGAAGAATTCTAAGTTTGCGCAGAGGCACATGAAGAAGTAG
- the LOC142541131 gene encoding methionine--tRNA ligase, chloroplastic/mitochondrial yields MASRVQSSIQNSLRFLSSSSSPDFQIFLKCRPLRPSRNPRSRTAIYCTCSNAAEPFVLTTPLYYVNAPPHMGSAYTTIAADATARFQRLLGKKVIFITGTDEHGEKIANAAAASGSSPSEHCDSISLAYKALWRELDISYDKFIRTTDPKHENIVKEFYSKVLANGDIYRADYEGLYCVNCEEYKDEKELLDNNCCPMHLKPCVQRKEDNYFFALSKYQKKLEDVLTDNPDFVQPPFRLNEVQGWIKRGLIDFSISRTSVDWGITVPNDSKQTIYVWFDALLGYISALAEENDQQPNLQNVISLGWPASLHLIGKDILRFHAVYWPAMLMSAGLRLPKMVFGHGFLTKDGLKMGKSLGNTLEPTDLVHRFGPDAVRYFFLKEVEFGSDGDYSEDRFINIINAHLANTIGNLLNRTLGLLKKNCQSTFAVDSIVAAEGNLFKDTVERLVNKSRTHYENLEISSACEAVLEIGSAGNVYIDEKAPWSLFKQGGSAFETAAKDLVIVLEAIRIVAIVLSPITPSLSSRIYTQLGFSEDKFNGVTWSDTRWGGLKQGHVTAEPKPVFARIELLTKENNVGGEFQKANKKMERQKTRKVVEA; encoded by the exons ATGGCGTCCAGAGTTCAATCCTCCATACAAAACAGCCTTCGCTTCTTATCTTCATCATCGTCCCCGGATTTCCAAATTTTCTTAAAGTGTCGACCTTTGCGTCCTTCAAGAAACCCCAGATCCAGAACCGCTATCTATTGCACTTGCAGTAATGCCGCGGAACCATTTGTCCTCACTACTCCGCTTTACTACGTAAATGCACCACCTCACATGGGCAGCGCATATACCACCATTGCCGCCGACGCCACCGCGCGGTTTCAG AGGCTTCTTGGGAAAAAGGTTATATTTATAACTGGCACTGATGAGCATGGAGAAAAGATTGCTAATGCTGCAGCTgccagtggttcaagccctagTGAACACTGTGATTCCATTTCACTGGCTTATAAAGCACTCTGGAGAGAG TTAGACATCAGTTATGACAAATTCATCCGTACAACTGATCCAAAACATGAAAACATTGTGAAAGAGTTCTACTCTAAGGTTCTTGCCAACGGTGATATCTATCGTGCTGACTATGAAGGATTATACTGTGTTAATTGTGAGGAGTACAAG GATGAGAAGGAATTGTTGGATAATAATTGCTGTCCCATGCACCTGAAGCCATGTGTCCAAAGGAAGGAAGACAATTATTTCTTTGCCCTTTCAAAGTatcaaaaaaaattagaagacgTTTTGACAGATAATCCAGATTTCGTGCAGCCGCCGTTTCGTTTAAATGAG GTGCAAGGTTGGATCAAAAGAGGCCTGATAGATTTTTCGATTTCCCGGACATCTGTGGATTGGGGCATTACAGTGCCAAATGATTCTAAACAGACTATATATGTCTGGTTTGATGCTTTGTTGGG TTACATATCTGCTCTTGCAGAGGAAAATGATCAACAACCTAATCTACAAAATGTCATTTCTTTAGGTTGGCCTGCATCACTGCACTTGATTGGGAAG GACATATTACGGTTTCATGCAGTTTATTGGCCTGCGATGTTGATGTCAGCTGGACTACGCCTCCCAAAGATGGTTTTTGGCCATGGATTCTTGACAAAG GATGGTTTGAAAATGGGAAAATCATTGGGAAATACTCTTGAACCGACTGATCTGGTGCACAGATTTGGACCTGATGCAGTCAGGTACTTCTTCCTTAAGGAGGTGGAATTTGGTAGTGATGGGGACTACTCAGAGGACCGATTCATCAATATTATTAATGCACATCTTGCAAATACTATTG GTAACCTACTTAATCGTACGTTGGGACTTCTGAAAAAGAATTGTCAATCAACTTTTGCTGTTGATTCTATTGTTGCCGCAGAAGGAAATTTGTTCAAGGATACCGTGGAGAGGCTG GTCAACAAATCCCGGACCCACtatgaaaatttagaaatttctTCAGCTTGTGAGGCTGTGCTAGAGATTGGTAGTGCTGGAAATGTTTATATCGATGAAAAAGCACCATGGTCTCTATTTAAGCAAGGAGGTTCAGCTTTTGAAACAGCCGCCAAG GACCTAGTAATTGTTTTGGAAGCAATAAGGATCGTAGCAATCGTTTTATCTCCAATAACTCCAAGTTTATCTTCAAGAATATACACTCAGCTTGGTTTCTCTGAAGATAAATTCAATGGTGTCACCTGG AGTGATACCAGATGGGGCGGGCTAAAGCAAGGTCATGTCACGGCTGAGCCAAAGCCTGTTTTCGCGAGAATTGAGCTCCTGACCAAAGAAAACAATGTAGGTGGTGAATTTCAGAAAGCTAACAAAAAGATGGAGAGGCAAAAGACTCGAAAAGTAGTTGAAGCCTAG